A window of the Salvelinus alpinus chromosome 25, SLU_Salpinus.1, whole genome shotgun sequence genome harbors these coding sequences:
- the LOC139553832 gene encoding zinc finger protein 292-like: MAEGETEKEYATRKAIERLRERFQELTTTLKESPESPSDASLRFCQEFCQILVEHAGRWKAEEEPLPLLEVYTVAILSYAKAITCLSSECENVPLVLENLGLSCVELLLSLPESVPGALWEEFQSCVKSAHSLLQGHGNTQLHMLSAMAQEPGVWTNTTLCSILSNEIPEIDRVHEFLQMEGPTLLNMRIKHLIKQNRAEKAAVLAKMCSEYPEYEGKGNFKQTYLVCLCMTKTQEQLMQEIVQVDCKDGLEMICNLESDGDEKGALCLCSAFLERQLLQGDVYCAWELTLFWSKLLMRSESSADAFLGQCRKLVLLSRSVCHILFLIKVIQSEVGEVGLPVCIEMCIQALQMASSDNTDSRTTICKTISCLLPTDFEVKRACQLTEFLFQPTVDSYYAVEALYNEPDEKLEDENLPVPNSLRCELLLALKTQWPFDPEFWDWRTLKRNCLALMGEEGSIVSSIDTLNDTDEGLEDDAAEKGPEFKDLEDFILNTTNELNEIADEKEKNREAKKLREKGFVSARFRNWRAYMQYCVLCDKEFLGHRIVRHAQKHFKDGVYTCPICADSFDTKEILEPHVASHVKQSCKERLAAMKATRKLPKPTQSTSSHCNNFKDGAVVKLEAETIVSPNDAYSLDGNCNSAETVKVSPPKPVQTKVSPQKPVPARYEAEFTEDCVCPVTYCQKVFKFFRSLVTHVKAHKNDEEATRFLEIQRQKVVCQYCRRQFVNARHLNDHLQMHCGAKPYYCIQLNCTASFHCNSELLMHKKQHTDFKSQCMFPNCGRIFNEAYLLYDHEAQHYLTFTCKIANCGNIFYSQSQLNLHQQNHDTNEMPVASENNPIPEMEPSTQCSVKQEETCSASVNLDQETAQDYVTEEVVKSGSSTVPENPKGPMKIKHSVESMLSSSVVNPRKEFRKCYVPLIKTKLGLENAKLCPVVPCQEMIANHVDPQYHCGTNPLKGCPKEEQNNRPTEAVQKVLPQAFPPPEIKSEPPFILHPYQNIPAITGRDEDEYSCPLEACDRKYSTSKSLSRHVKKNHPDIFEDWKLAKKYKKVVKITSRKVPSVNKTSQDPEDKTLLHQAPLCRNSGLQQFEYPVACSNLPAICPVWETPPNQTGLMQSEMGDSWTSTLNDCYAEVFHLNEYPNKSITPWQSEPYQLLERGREHTPANMHDSAIQPIKSESSLMNQMSEYVSSSLMLDNGGQHYGITNSGDNVDVSLMGKNYSSMSAPESNNLSAGGSHASYVPNEYVLNSRASIDIPSNAVSHDGQVAPRNTVEMTNMEDVTHLTSPNYENQMSSSVDEMLLSPHASIQKGFSHNEDTHAESEALPADEKIADHETQKVKRCRLSKRTKWPAIIKDGKVICRRCFREFSSTKSLGGHLSKRSQCKPLVEMDLTADLPTSFLDFLNDPNVPETGSIYNILNGEFPQEVVGNLSTPNPSSLSQKETQKPLDSQSSNTFPSVSAGRQSKLSPNKTVWIELKESKNYAGSQPDGESKGSLAEKMSGATSFAACQDDKVIEIQNALQMLDLVEAAHEKSLQENCSSKYSGSQSNAISSYNVMQKDNVQSTTTKTIVKKEDQIRDNGPKPFKCEMDYCEYGFMTKEALFRHLGRVHDYTIEMIEELKKTPVKFSPYPCYICPKTFTRTTGLRIHYEKVHHLTQAEMNKLKVGNRKKRSSNPNIETEVESSHGTESSVVSTFIKQEPLDIDTSCPIQSTNQDGHAQSSEIITAGDAVQEDSMHQLTVERVQSPQDDLDKSFYELESPSKTRYTKNETLMTAPQINHTPVLKQKLGQGDTAERPEARSDARSFSHATEAASSQAVKPTPEKASCSKNTISKDEVHFQRKEKVQKRLGLQLCDADNSFSPYRPYRCVHEGCAAAFTIQQNLILHSRAMHQSSLPLSSGDLDTEKAVTGEQAAEVENNEIRCQVKDCSRIFPEITTLVQHYLLLHKFTRDKTTAMMSSLNIGTFLCDRSECTLSFTSVEKYIDHIKNFHKEINISERGSVDQTFKCGYDGCDRVYTTKSNLLRHEMKKHDLIYIPRTQQQRTTCVKPNNGKENIENAVKLNKKNTKKDDGSLDHWTNFGKPSLKSMDEASAICTQKLSLQYPCMIKGCDTVERTERNIFKHYTTHGLTEKYIEDQRSQFIFCKKYPRSRVKDANKSEGMSTDSSEETDADECEPETSETNCQRQEVLDGDIQAEAKLSTDEISESQYLTSEVKKRGCPRKSERRVLACPDRRLTLRNRPADKVHQLTEALDQGSTASQEEESKGGVALDSFLKFLDTSPSTHTPKRKMSGGSRSELPLKRQRTLKQKTANIMSATPDEVIGACQNLVDFRNPQNLQSVNNVKIVMDKTFSDGADLLLKQLQDMRPMVIIQKWLYS, from the exons ATggcggagggagagacagagaaggaataTGCCACAAGAAAAGCTATCGAGCGGCTCCGAGAACGGTTCCAGGAATTGACTACAACACTTAAAGAAAGCCCAGAATCACCGTCGGACGCCTCTTTGCGTTTCTGCCAGGAATTCTGCCAG ATCCTTGTGGAACATGCAGGTCGATGGAAGGCTGAGGAGGAGCCACTGCCTTTACTCGAGGTGTACACAGTGGCCATACTCAGTTATGCAAAGGCcatcacctgtctctcctccgaATGTGAAAATGTGCCACTCGTACTTGAAAACCTAGGACT GAGCTGTGTGGAGCTCCTGCTCTCATTGCCTGAGAGTGTCCCTGGTGCCTTATGGGAGGAGTTCCAATCCTGTGTCAAG TCGGCACACAGCCTTCTGCAAGGACATGGGAACACACAGCTTCACATGCTATCAGCTATGGCACAGGAGCCTGGCGTGTGGACCAACACCACTCTGTGCAGCATTCTGTCTAATGAGATACCTGAAATTGACAGAG TTCATGAGTTCCTGCAAATGGAAGGTCCCACACTCCTTAATATGCGAATAAAGCACCTTATCAAACAGAATCGAGCAGAGAAAGCAGCTGTCTTAGCAAAGATGTGCTCAGAGTATCCAGAGTACGAAGGAAAGGGGAACTTCAAGCAGACGTACCTTGTTTGCCTGTGTATGACAAAAACACAAGAACAACTCATGCAAGAG ATCGTGCAGGTAGACTGTAAGGATGGATTGGAGATGATTTGTAACCTGGAGTCGGATGGGGATGAAAAAGGAGCCCTTTGTTTGTGCTCTGCATTCCTCGAGCGGCAGCTTCTCCAGGGAGATGTGTATTGTGCCTG GGAGCTCACACTATTCTGGAGCAAGCTTTTAATGCGGTCAGAGTCTTCAGCTGATGCATTTCTTGGTCAATGCAGAAAGTTGGTCCTGCTTTCCAGGAGCGTCTGTCATATCCTCTTCCTCATCAAGGTTATCCAATCGGAG GTTGGAGAAGTGGGACTGCCAGTGTGCATTGAAATGTGCATTCAAGCTCTACAAATGGCATCCAGTGACAACACGGACAGCAGGACCACCATCTGCAAAACTATTTCCTGCCTTTTGCCCACTGATTTTGAGGTGAAACGGGCATGCCAACTAACAGAGTTCCTCTTTCAGCCGACTGTGGACTCATATTATGCTGTTGAAGCACTCTATAATGAACCTGATGAAAAGCTTGAGGACGAGAATCTTCCAGTACCCAACTCACTACGCTGTGAGTTACTGTTGGCCTTGAAGACACAGTGGCCTTTTGATCCAGAGTTCTGGGACTGGAGAACCTTGAAGCGCAATTGTTTGGCATTGATGGGTGAGGAGGGATCCATTGTGTCATCTATCGACACTCTCAATGACACAGATGAGGGACTTGAGGATGATGCAGCGGAAAAAGGTCCAGAATTCAAAGACCTTGAGGACTTTATTTTGAATACTACAAATGAATTGAATGAAATTGCAGATGAAAAAGAGAAAAATAGGGAAGCTAAGAAATTAAGGGAGAAAGGGTTTGTATCTGCAAGATTTAGGAATTGGCGAGCCTATATGCAGTATTGTGTTCTATGTGATAAAGAGTTCCTTGGCCACAGGATAGTCCGCCATGCACAGAAGCATTTTAAAGATGGGGTCTACACCTGTCCAATTTGTGCTGACAGCTTTGACACTAAGGAGATTCTTGAGCCACATGTAGCATCCCACGTGAAGCAGTCTTGCAAAGAGCGACTTGCTGCTATGAAAGCAACAAGGAAATTGCCCAAGCCAACGCAATCTACCAGTAGTCATTGTAATAATTTTAAAGACGGAGCTGTGGTGAAGCTTGAGGCAGAGACCATTGTCAGTCCAAATGATGCTTATTCTTTGGATGGAAATTGCAACAGTGCTGAAACAGTCAAAGTCAGTCCTCCAAAGCCTGTACAAACTAAGGTCAGTCCTCAAAAGCCTGTACCAGCTAGATATGAAGCAGAATTTACTGAGGATTGTGTCTGCCCTGTTACATACTGTCAGAAGGTATTCAAGTTTTTTCGGAGTCTTGTAACGCATGTAAAAGCCCACAAAAATGACGAGGAAGCAACACGTTTTCTGGAGATACAACGACAGAAGGTTGTGTGTCAGTATTGCCGTCGGCAGTTTGTGAATGCCAGACATCTCAATGATCATTTGCAAATGCACTGTGGCGCTAAGCCATACTATTGCATACAGCTGAATTGCACAGCCAGCTTTCACTGCAATTCGGAACTTCTCATGCACAAAAAACAACACACTGACTTTAAGTCACAGTGTATGTTTCCTAATTGTGGAAGGATTTTCAACGAGGCCTACCTGTTGTATGATCATGAGGCACAACATTACCTTACATTCACTTGCAAAATAGCTAATTGTGGGAATATTTTCTATTCACAGTCCCAGCTAAATTTGCATCAGCAGAACCATGACACTAATGAAATGCCCGTCGCAAGTGAGAACAATCCTATACCTGAAATGGAACCTTCCACCCAGTGCTCCGTTAAGCAAGAGGAAACCTGCTCTGCCTCTGTCAATCTAGATCAGGAGACGGCACAGGATTATGTGACAGAGGAAGTGGTAAAATCAGGTTCGTCAACAGTTCCTGAGAACCCAAAAGGCCCAATGAAAATAAAACATTCAGTCGAGAGCATGTTGAGCAGTTCTGTTGTCAATCCCAGAAAGGAGTTTCGGAAGTGTTATGTTCCACTGATCAAAACTAAGCTGGGATTGGAGAATGCAAAACTATGTCCTGTCGTCCCATGCCAAGAAATGATAGCAAATCATGTGGATCCCCAATATCACTGTGGAACAAATCCTTTGAAAGGGTGCCCAAAAGAGGAGCAGAATAACAGACCAACTGAAGCTGTTCAGAAAGTGTTACCACAGGCCTTTCCTCCACCAGAAATTAAGAGTGAACCCCCATTTATTCTACATCCATATCAAAACATTCCTGCAATAACTGGTAGAGATGAGGATGAGTATAGTTGTCCACTTGAAGCATGTGACCGCAAATACAGTACCTCCAAAAGTCTCTCCCGACATGTAAAGAAAAACCATCCAGACATTTTTGAAGACTGGAAACTGGCTAAGAAGTACAAGAAAGTTGTCAAAATAACTTCGAGAAAGGTTCCATCAGTGAACAAGACTTCACAGGACCCAGAGGACAAAACATTACTTCATCAAGCACCACTATGCAGAAATAGTGGATTACAGCAGTTTGAATATCCGGTGGCATGTTCAAATTTACCTGCAATTTGCCCCGTTTGGGAAACCCCCCCAAACCAGACTGGTCTAATGCAGTCCGAGATGGGTGACTCATGGACATCTACATTGAACGATTGCTATGCAGAGGTCTTCCATCTGAATGAATACCCCAATAAGAGCATAACTCCTTGGCAATCAGAACCGTATCAACTGTTAGAAAGGGGCAGAGAACATACACCAGCAAATATGCATGATAGTGCCATCCAACCCATTAAATCAGAGTCAAGTCTGATGAATCAGATGTCGGAATATGTGTCAAGCTCTCTTATGCTGGATAATGGAGGACAACACTATGGGATAACTAATTCTGGGGATAATGTTGATGTTTCCCTAATGGGGAAAAACTATTCCAGTATGTCTGCCCCAGAAAGTAACAATTTGTCAGCTGGGGGTTCCCATGCTTCATATGTTCCAAATGAATATGTCCTTAATTCAAGGGCATCAATAGACATTCCAAGCAATGCAGTGAGCCATGATGGCCAAGTAGCACCAAGAAACACAGTGGAGATGACCAACATGGAGGACGTAACTCATCTTACATCACCCAATTATGAGAATCAGATGAGCAGCTCTGTAGATGAAATGCTTCTTAGTCCGCATGCTTCTATCCAAAAAGGTTTCTCGCACAATGAGGACACTCATGCAGAATCTGAAGCTCTCCCTGCAGACGAGAAGATTGCTGATCATGAGACACAGAAAGTAAAACGCTGCAGACTCAGCAAGAGAACGAAATGGCCTGCTATCATAAAGGATGGCAAAGTCATCTGCCGAAGATGCTTTAGAGAATTCTCAAGCACAAAGTCTCTCGGAGGTCATCTTTCAAAACGCTCCCAGTGCAAGCCATTAGTTGAAATGGACTTAACGGCTGATTTGCCTACGTCATTTCTCGACTTTCTCAATGACCCAAATGTTCCTGAAACTGGATCAATATACAACATACTAAATGGTGAATTCCCACAGGAAGTTGTTGGTAATCTCTCCACACCAAATCCTTCCAGTTTGTCACAAAAGGAAACCCAAAAACCACTGGATTCTCAATCATCAAACACCTTTCCTTCAGTTTCGGCCGGTAGACAATCCAAACTCAGCCCAAATAAAACAGTGTGGATAGAATTGAAAGAGTCCAAGAATTATGCTGGCAGTCAGCCGGATGGGGAGTCAAAAGGCAGTCTTGCTGAAAAAATGTCAGGTGCAACTTCCTTTGCGGCATGTCAAGATGACAAGGTTATAGAAATTCAAAATGCCCTACAAATGTTGGATTTAGTTGAAGCTGCACATGAGAAAAGTTTGCAGGAAAATTGTTCCTCAAAGTACAGTGGCAGCCAAAGCAATGCAATCTCAAGCTATAATGTCATGCAAAAAGATAATGTTCAAAGCACGACAACAAAAACGATTGTCAAGAAGGAAGACCAGATTCGTGACAATGGCCCCAAGCCGTTCAAGTGTGAAATGGATTATTGTGAATATGGGTTCATGACAAAAGAGGCATTATTCAGACACCTTGGTAGAGTTCATGATTACACCATTGAGATGATTGAGGAACTCAAGAAAACCCCAGTCAAATTCTCTCCATATCCTTGTTACATTTGCCCAAAAACATTTACCAGAACCACAGGCCTAAGAATTCATTATGAAAAAGTCCACCACCTGACGCAGGCAGAGATGAACAAGTTAAAGGTCGGAAATCGCAAAAAAAGGTCAAGCAACCCCAATATTGAAACAGAGGTAGAGAGTAGTCATGGAACTGAATCTTCAGTTGTGTCAACTTTCATCAAACAAGAGCCACTTGATATTGACACTAGCTGTCCAATTCAAAGCACAAATCAAGACGGTCATGCACAATCCTCTGAGATCATTACAGCTGGAGATGCAGTTCAAGAGGATTCCATGCATCAATTAACAGTTGAGAGAGTGCAATCACCACAAGATGACTTGGACAAGTCATTTTATGAATTAGAATCACCATCAAAGACCAGATATACCAAGAATGAGACATTAATGACAGCCCCACAAATTAACCACACTCCAGTGTTGAAGCAAAAATTAGGTCAAGGTGACACTGCGGAAAGGCCAGAAGCACGTTCCGACGCCAGATCTTTTAGCCATGCAACAGAGGCGGCATCCAGTCAGGCTGTGAAACCCACACCAGAAAAAGCAAGTTGTTCAAAAAACACAATATCCAAAGATGAGGTTCATTTCCAAAGGAAAGAAAAAGTTCAGAAAAGGTTGGGGCTTCAACTTTGTGACGCTGACAATTCTTTCAGCCCATATAGGCCCTACCGTTGTGTTCATGAAGGATGCGCTGCAGCCTTTACCATCCAGCAAAATCTGATCCTTCACTCTAGGGCTATGCATCAGTCATCCCTTCCCCTGTCTTCAGGAGACCTTGATACCGAAAAGGCTGTCACTGGTGAACAAGCTGCTGAAGTTGAGAATAATGAAATCCGATGTCAAGTGAAAGACTGTTCAAGGATATTTCCAGAGATTACAACCTTGGTGCAGCATTACCTCTTGCTTCATAAATTCACCCGAGATAAAACCACTGCAATGATGTCCAGCCTCAATATAGGGACATTCCTGTGTGACCGGTCAGAATGTACACTCTCCTTCACCTCTGTGGAGAAATACATTGACCACATCAAAAACTTTCACAAGGAAATAAACATCTCTGAGAGAGGCAGTGTGGATCAGACTTTTAAGTGTGGGTATGATGGCTGTGACCGGGTCTACACTACAAAGTCAAACCTTCTTCGTCATGAGATGAAAAAGCATGATTTAATTTATATTCCCAGAACACAGCAACAGAGAACAACATGCGTCAAGCCCAACAATGGCAAAGAGAACATTGAAAACGCAGTCAAATTGAACAAGAAAAACACTAAGAAAGATGACGGATCACTCGATCACTGGACTAACTTTGGAAAACCCTCTCTGAAATCTATGGATGAGGCATCTGCCATCTGCACCCAAAAATTATCTTTGCAATATCCATGCATGATAAAAGGCTGCGACACAGTTGAACGGACTGAACGGAATATATTCAAACATTACACCACACATGGCCTCACCGAGAAATATATAGAGGATCAGAGAAGCCAGTTTATATTCTGTAAAAAGTACCCACGATCAAGAGTCAAAGATGCAAACAAATCCGAGGGTATGTCAACAGACTCCTCTGAGGAGACGGACGCTGACGAGTGTGAGCCTGAGACTTCAGAGACCAACTGTCAGAGGCAAGAAGTGTTGGATGGTGATATTCAAGCAGAGGCTAAACTTTCAACTGATGAGATTTCTGAATCCCAGTATTTAACTTCAGAGGTCAAAAAGAGGGGTTGCCCCCGAAAATCAGAGCGGAGAGTATTAGCTTGTCCTGACAGAAGGTTGACTCTGAGAAATCGTCCGGCAGATAAAGTTCACCAGTTGACAGAGGCATTGGACCAGGGCTCCACTGCTTCTCAAGAGGAAGAAAGCAAGGGTGGTGTTGCACTGGACAGTTTCCTGAAGTTCCTGGATACTTCACCATCGACCCACACTCCCAAAAGAAAAATGAGTGGAGGTTCAAGGAGTGAGTTGCCATTAAAACGGCAGCGTACCCTTAAGCAGAAGACTGCTAATATTATGTCCGCAACACCTGATGAAGTTATTGGAGCCTGTCAAAACCTTGTAGACTTCAGAAATCCTCAAAATCTTCAATCCGTGAACAATGTGAAGATTGTAATGGACAAAACCTTTTCCGATGGTGCTGATCTTTTGCTAAAGCAACTTCAAGATATGCGACCCATGGTTATAATACAAAAGTGGCTTTATAGTTGA